One genomic region from Nymphaea colorata isolate Beijing-Zhang1983 chromosome 12, ASM883128v2, whole genome shotgun sequence encodes:
- the LOC116266329 gene encoding aquaporin PIP2-5-like, with protein sequence MGKGVEGGTTDMGGRDYADPPPAPLIDAEELTRWSLYRALIAEFIATLLFLYITVATVIGYKHQAATSTDPCAGVGILGIAWAFGGMIFILVYCTAGISGGHINPAVTFGLLLARKVSLVRAVMYMVAQCLGAICGVGLVKGFQSANYVRYGGGANGLASGVSRGVGVAAEIIGTFVLVYTVFSATDPKRNARDSHVPVLAPLPIGFAVFMVHLATIPLTGTGINPARSLGAAVIYNHEETWRVHWIFWAGPFAGAAIAAAYHQHILRASARAMGSFRSNPN encoded by the exons ATGGGGAAGGGCGTTGAAGGGGGGACGACGGATATGGGCGGGAGGGATTACGCGGACCCTCCGCCTGCCCCGCTCATCGACGCCGAGGAGCTGACCAGATGGTCCTTGTACCGGGCGCTCATCGCCGAGTTCATCGCCACGCTCCTCTTCCTCTACATTACGGTGGCCACCGTAATAGGGTACAAACACCAGGCGGCCACATCAACCGATCCCTGTGCCGGCGTTGGCATTCTGGGTATCGCCTGGGCCTTCGGCGGCATGATTTTCATCCTCGTCTACTGCACCGCCGGCAtatcag GGGGACACATAAACCCGGCGGTCACCTTCGGTCTCTTGCTGGCGAGGAAGGTCTCCTTGGTCAGGGCGGTGATGTACATGGTGGCTCAGTGCCTAGGTGCGATCTGCGGTGTTGGTCTGGTGAAGGGCTTCCAGTCTGCCAACTACGTCCGCTACGGCGGTGGCGCCAACGGTCTCGCGTCCGGCGTCTCCAGGGGCGTCGGAGTTGCTGCGGAGATCATCGGAACCTTTGTGCTGGTCTACACCGTCTTCTCCGCCACCGACCCCAAGCGAAACGCGCGCGACTCCCACGTTCCA GTGCTGGCGCCGCTGCCCATTGGGTTCGCCGTCTTCATGGTTCATCTGGCCACCATCCCCCTGACGGGAACAGGCATTAACCCCGCTCGCAGCTTGGGGGCTGCCGTCATCTACAATCACGAGGAGACTTGGCGTGTTCAT TGGATCTTCTGGGCGGGACCATTCGCCGGAGCCGCCATAGCTGCTGCTTATCACCAGCACATCCTAAGGGCCTCTGCCAGGGCTATGGGCTCGTTCCGCAGCAACCCTAATTAA
- the LOC116265278 gene encoding uncharacterized protein LOC116265278, which produces MGILFLFSFCSFFLSQSPESGVPLRAPHGLAYQPPLQLSPSAVEFFNPQAPPTSSREKMSPESSVKPNATPIRGRQVMVEGSEATGSNHGIGAAGAVGIFFTLLFLVLLALSAYYVFVARRRDASAAQPAKPAP; this is translated from the coding sequence ATGGGGATCCTGTTCCTCTTCTCATTCTGTTCCTTCTTTCTGTCACAATCGCCAGAGTCCGGGGTCCCCTTGAGGGCACCTCATGGCTTGGCCTACCAACCTCCTCTTCAGCTGTCACCAAGCGCGGTGGAGTTCTTCAATCCCCAGGCGCCGCCCACCTCGTCCAGGGAGAAGATGTCCCCAGAGTCGTCCGTGAAGCCGAATGCCACCCCGATACGTGGGAGGCAGGTGATGGTGGAGGGAAGCGAAGCAACGGGCAGTAACCATGGAATTGGAGCGGCAGGAGCAGTTGGTATTTTCTTCACGTTGCTCTTCCTGGTGCTTCTGGCGCTGTCTGCCTACTATGTCTTCGTCGCTCGCCGGCGTGACGCTAGTGCGGCACAACCTGCGAAACCGGCTCCTTGA